The following are encoded together in the Hemicordylus capensis ecotype Gifberg chromosome 4, rHemCap1.1.pri, whole genome shotgun sequence genome:
- the LOC128325349 gene encoding cytochrome P450 7A1 isoform X2: MLVKGNPVMKRKAKRRLSEPPLENGILPYLGCALQFGANPLTFLKARQKKYGPIFTCRLAGKYVHFLTDPFSYHSVMQQGRHLDWKKFHFATSAKAFGHRSIDPNDGNTTENIQQTFTRTLQGNALNSLSEAMMENLHYVMVQSNALKMNSIDWVTDKLYEFCCRVMFESGFLTLFGAEFNTGHKKILSFDQEVQRTLILNALENFKEFDQIFPALVAGLPIHLFKGAHSAREKLAEALLHENLKKRENISELISLRMFLNDTLSTFDDKEKAKTHLAVLWASQANTIPATFWSLFHLIRNPEAMKAATEEVQRVLAKTNEKIGLERKPIYLNRKQLDDMPVLDSIIKEAIRLSSASMTVRVAKEDFILQLRSGSYNIRKDDIIALYPQLLHFDPEIYSDPLTFKYDRFLDKNGEKRTVFYRNGLKLKYYYMPFGTGLAKCPGRLFAVHEIKQFLTLLLSYFEVELVDRNVKCPSLDQARTGLGILQPTNDVEFKYRLKCL; encoded by the exons ACGTCTGAGCGAGCCACCCTTGGAGAATGGGATCCTGCCGTATCTTGGCTGTGCTTTGCAGTTTGGGGCCAATCCCCTCACATTCCTTAAAGCAAGACAAAAGAAATACGGTCCTATTTTCACTTGTAGATTGGCTGGAAAATATGTTCATTTTCTGACAGATCCCTTTTCATATCATTCAGTGATGCAACAAGGAAGACATTTGGACTGGAAAAAGTTCCACTTTGCAACCTCTGCAAAG GCATTTGGACATAGAAGTATTGATCCAAATGATGGAAACACCACTGAAAATATACAACAAACCTTCACTAGAACCCTGCAAGGCAATGCCTTGAACTCTCTCAGTGAGGCTATGATGGAAAACCTTCATTATGTCATGGTGCAATCAAATGCTCTAAAAATGAATTCCATTGACTGGGTAACTGATAAGCTTTATGAATTCTGCTGCCGTGTGATGTTTGAATCTGGATTTTTAACACTTTTTGGTGCAGAGTTTAACACAGGCCACAAAAAGATTCTTTCTTTTGACCAAGAAGTCCAGAGAACACTTATTCTCAATGCTCTAGAGAACTTCAAGGAATTTGACCAAATCTTCCCAGCTCTTGTGGCAGGACTACCTATCCACCTATTCAAAGGTGCTCACAGTGCACGAGAGAAGCTGGCTGAGGCTCTGCTCCATGAAAatcttaaaaaaagagaaaatatatCTGAACTCATTTCTCTCCGCATGTTTTTGAATGACACTCTCTCCACTTTTGATGATAAGGAAAAAGCAAAGACCCATCTTGCAGTCTTGTGGGCATCACAAGCTAACACAATTCCTGCTACTTTTTGGAGTTTGTTCCATCTTATTAG GAATCCAGAAGCAATGAAAGCAGCTACTGAAGAGGTACAAAGAGTGCTAGCAAAGACTAATGAAAAGATTGGTTTGGAAAGGAAACCTATTTACTTGAATCGAAAACAGCTGGATGACATGCCTGTATTAG ATAGCATTATCAAGGAAGCAATAAGGCTCTCCAGTGCCTCTATGACCGTCAGAGTTGCTAAGGAAGATTTCATTTTGCAATTACGCAGCGGTTCTTACAATATTCGCAAAGATGACATCATAGCTCTTTACCCCCAGCTGTTGCATTTTGACCCAGAAATCTATTCTGACCCTTTG acgTTCAAGTATGACCGCTTTCTGGATAAGAACGGAGAAAAAAGGACAGTTTTTTACCGCAATGGTCTcaagttaaaatattattatatgCCATTTGGAACGGGACTTGCAAAATGCCCTGGACGACTCTTTGCAGTTCATGAGATAAAACAATTTTTGACTTTGTTGCTTTCCTATTTTGAAGTGGAGCTTGTTGACAGGAATGTGAAATGTCCTTCTTTAGACCAAGCACGAACAGGACTTGGCATCTTACAGCCCACAAATGATGTTGAGTTCAAGTATAGATTAAAATGTCTGTGA
- the LOC128325349 gene encoding cytochrome P450 7A1 isoform X1 produces MLPLLLIWGKVVMLCCGVWFVLGMRRRRLSEPPLENGILPYLGCALQFGANPLTFLKARQKKYGPIFTCRLAGKYVHFLTDPFSYHSVMQQGRHLDWKKFHFATSAKAFGHRSIDPNDGNTTENIQQTFTRTLQGNALNSLSEAMMENLHYVMVQSNALKMNSIDWVTDKLYEFCCRVMFESGFLTLFGAEFNTGHKKILSFDQEVQRTLILNALENFKEFDQIFPALVAGLPIHLFKGAHSAREKLAEALLHENLKKRENISELISLRMFLNDTLSTFDDKEKAKTHLAVLWASQANTIPATFWSLFHLIRNPEAMKAATEEVQRVLAKTNEKIGLERKPIYLNRKQLDDMPVLDSIIKEAIRLSSASMTVRVAKEDFILQLRSGSYNIRKDDIIALYPQLLHFDPEIYSDPLTFKYDRFLDKNGEKRTVFYRNGLKLKYYYMPFGTGLAKCPGRLFAVHEIKQFLTLLLSYFEVELVDRNVKCPSLDQARTGLGILQPTNDVEFKYRLKCL; encoded by the exons ACGTCTGAGCGAGCCACCCTTGGAGAATGGGATCCTGCCGTATCTTGGCTGTGCTTTGCAGTTTGGGGCCAATCCCCTCACATTCCTTAAAGCAAGACAAAAGAAATACGGTCCTATTTTCACTTGTAGATTGGCTGGAAAATATGTTCATTTTCTGACAGATCCCTTTTCATATCATTCAGTGATGCAACAAGGAAGACATTTGGACTGGAAAAAGTTCCACTTTGCAACCTCTGCAAAG GCATTTGGACATAGAAGTATTGATCCAAATGATGGAAACACCACTGAAAATATACAACAAACCTTCACTAGAACCCTGCAAGGCAATGCCTTGAACTCTCTCAGTGAGGCTATGATGGAAAACCTTCATTATGTCATGGTGCAATCAAATGCTCTAAAAATGAATTCCATTGACTGGGTAACTGATAAGCTTTATGAATTCTGCTGCCGTGTGATGTTTGAATCTGGATTTTTAACACTTTTTGGTGCAGAGTTTAACACAGGCCACAAAAAGATTCTTTCTTTTGACCAAGAAGTCCAGAGAACACTTATTCTCAATGCTCTAGAGAACTTCAAGGAATTTGACCAAATCTTCCCAGCTCTTGTGGCAGGACTACCTATCCACCTATTCAAAGGTGCTCACAGTGCACGAGAGAAGCTGGCTGAGGCTCTGCTCCATGAAAatcttaaaaaaagagaaaatatatCTGAACTCATTTCTCTCCGCATGTTTTTGAATGACACTCTCTCCACTTTTGATGATAAGGAAAAAGCAAAGACCCATCTTGCAGTCTTGTGGGCATCACAAGCTAACACAATTCCTGCTACTTTTTGGAGTTTGTTCCATCTTATTAG GAATCCAGAAGCAATGAAAGCAGCTACTGAAGAGGTACAAAGAGTGCTAGCAAAGACTAATGAAAAGATTGGTTTGGAAAGGAAACCTATTTACTTGAATCGAAAACAGCTGGATGACATGCCTGTATTAG ATAGCATTATCAAGGAAGCAATAAGGCTCTCCAGTGCCTCTATGACCGTCAGAGTTGCTAAGGAAGATTTCATTTTGCAATTACGCAGCGGTTCTTACAATATTCGCAAAGATGACATCATAGCTCTTTACCCCCAGCTGTTGCATTTTGACCCAGAAATCTATTCTGACCCTTTG acgTTCAAGTATGACCGCTTTCTGGATAAGAACGGAGAAAAAAGGACAGTTTTTTACCGCAATGGTCTcaagttaaaatattattatatgCCATTTGGAACGGGACTTGCAAAATGCCCTGGACGACTCTTTGCAGTTCATGAGATAAAACAATTTTTGACTTTGTTGCTTTCCTATTTTGAAGTGGAGCTTGTTGACAGGAATGTGAAATGTCCTTCTTTAGACCAAGCACGAACAGGACTTGGCATCTTACAGCCCACAAATGATGTTGAGTTCAAGTATAGATTAAAATGTCTGTGA
- the LOC128325349 gene encoding cytochrome P450 7A1 isoform X4, which translates to MMQQGRHLDWKKFHFATSAKAFGHRSIDPNDGNTTENIQQTFTRTLQGNALNSLSEAMMENLHYVMVQSNALKMNSIDWVTDKLYEFCCRVMFESGFLTLFGAEFNTGHKKILSFDQEVQRTLILNALENFKEFDQIFPALVAGLPIHLFKGAHSAREKLAEALLHENLKKRENISELISLRMFLNDTLSTFDDKEKAKTHLAVLWASQANTIPATFWSLFHLIRNPEAMKAATEEVQRVLAKTNEKIGLERKPIYLNRKQLDDMPVLDSIIKEAIRLSSASMTVRVAKEDFILQLRSGSYNIRKDDIIALYPQLLHFDPEIYSDPLTFKYDRFLDKNGEKRTVFYRNGLKLKYYYMPFGTGLAKCPGRLFAVHEIKQFLTLLLSYFEVELVDRNVKCPSLDQARTGLGILQPTNDVEFKYRLKCL; encoded by the exons TGATGCAACAAGGAAGACATTTGGACTGGAAAAAGTTCCACTTTGCAACCTCTGCAAAG GCATTTGGACATAGAAGTATTGATCCAAATGATGGAAACACCACTGAAAATATACAACAAACCTTCACTAGAACCCTGCAAGGCAATGCCTTGAACTCTCTCAGTGAGGCTATGATGGAAAACCTTCATTATGTCATGGTGCAATCAAATGCTCTAAAAATGAATTCCATTGACTGGGTAACTGATAAGCTTTATGAATTCTGCTGCCGTGTGATGTTTGAATCTGGATTTTTAACACTTTTTGGTGCAGAGTTTAACACAGGCCACAAAAAGATTCTTTCTTTTGACCAAGAAGTCCAGAGAACACTTATTCTCAATGCTCTAGAGAACTTCAAGGAATTTGACCAAATCTTCCCAGCTCTTGTGGCAGGACTACCTATCCACCTATTCAAAGGTGCTCACAGTGCACGAGAGAAGCTGGCTGAGGCTCTGCTCCATGAAAatcttaaaaaaagagaaaatatatCTGAACTCATTTCTCTCCGCATGTTTTTGAATGACACTCTCTCCACTTTTGATGATAAGGAAAAAGCAAAGACCCATCTTGCAGTCTTGTGGGCATCACAAGCTAACACAATTCCTGCTACTTTTTGGAGTTTGTTCCATCTTATTAG GAATCCAGAAGCAATGAAAGCAGCTACTGAAGAGGTACAAAGAGTGCTAGCAAAGACTAATGAAAAGATTGGTTTGGAAAGGAAACCTATTTACTTGAATCGAAAACAGCTGGATGACATGCCTGTATTAG ATAGCATTATCAAGGAAGCAATAAGGCTCTCCAGTGCCTCTATGACCGTCAGAGTTGCTAAGGAAGATTTCATTTTGCAATTACGCAGCGGTTCTTACAATATTCGCAAAGATGACATCATAGCTCTTTACCCCCAGCTGTTGCATTTTGACCCAGAAATCTATTCTGACCCTTTG acgTTCAAGTATGACCGCTTTCTGGATAAGAACGGAGAAAAAAGGACAGTTTTTTACCGCAATGGTCTcaagttaaaatattattatatgCCATTTGGAACGGGACTTGCAAAATGCCCTGGACGACTCTTTGCAGTTCATGAGATAAAACAATTTTTGACTTTGTTGCTTTCCTATTTTGAAGTGGAGCTTGTTGACAGGAATGTGAAATGTCCTTCTTTAGACCAAGCACGAACAGGACTTGGCATCTTACAGCCCACAAATGATGTTGAGTTCAAGTATAGATTAAAATGTCTGTGA
- the LOC128325349 gene encoding cytochrome P450 7A1 isoform X5, producing the protein MQQGRHLDWKKFHFATSAKAFGHRSIDPNDGNTTENIQQTFTRTLQGNALNSLSEAMMENLHYVMVQSNALKMNSIDWVTDKLYEFCCRVMFESGFLTLFGAEFNTGHKKILSFDQEVQRTLILNALENFKEFDQIFPALVAGLPIHLFKGAHSAREKLAEALLHENLKKRENISELISLRMFLNDTLSTFDDKEKAKTHLAVLWASQANTIPATFWSLFHLIRNPEAMKAATEEVQRVLAKTNEKIGLERKPIYLNRKQLDDMPVLDSIIKEAIRLSSASMTVRVAKEDFILQLRSGSYNIRKDDIIALYPQLLHFDPEIYSDPLTFKYDRFLDKNGEKRTVFYRNGLKLKYYYMPFGTGLAKCPGRLFAVHEIKQFLTLLLSYFEVELVDRNVKCPSLDQARTGLGILQPTNDVEFKYRLKCL; encoded by the exons ATGCAACAAGGAAGACATTTGGACTGGAAAAAGTTCCACTTTGCAACCTCTGCAAAG GCATTTGGACATAGAAGTATTGATCCAAATGATGGAAACACCACTGAAAATATACAACAAACCTTCACTAGAACCCTGCAAGGCAATGCCTTGAACTCTCTCAGTGAGGCTATGATGGAAAACCTTCATTATGTCATGGTGCAATCAAATGCTCTAAAAATGAATTCCATTGACTGGGTAACTGATAAGCTTTATGAATTCTGCTGCCGTGTGATGTTTGAATCTGGATTTTTAACACTTTTTGGTGCAGAGTTTAACACAGGCCACAAAAAGATTCTTTCTTTTGACCAAGAAGTCCAGAGAACACTTATTCTCAATGCTCTAGAGAACTTCAAGGAATTTGACCAAATCTTCCCAGCTCTTGTGGCAGGACTACCTATCCACCTATTCAAAGGTGCTCACAGTGCACGAGAGAAGCTGGCTGAGGCTCTGCTCCATGAAAatcttaaaaaaagagaaaatatatCTGAACTCATTTCTCTCCGCATGTTTTTGAATGACACTCTCTCCACTTTTGATGATAAGGAAAAAGCAAAGACCCATCTTGCAGTCTTGTGGGCATCACAAGCTAACACAATTCCTGCTACTTTTTGGAGTTTGTTCCATCTTATTAG GAATCCAGAAGCAATGAAAGCAGCTACTGAAGAGGTACAAAGAGTGCTAGCAAAGACTAATGAAAAGATTGGTTTGGAAAGGAAACCTATTTACTTGAATCGAAAACAGCTGGATGACATGCCTGTATTAG ATAGCATTATCAAGGAAGCAATAAGGCTCTCCAGTGCCTCTATGACCGTCAGAGTTGCTAAGGAAGATTTCATTTTGCAATTACGCAGCGGTTCTTACAATATTCGCAAAGATGACATCATAGCTCTTTACCCCCAGCTGTTGCATTTTGACCCAGAAATCTATTCTGACCCTTTG acgTTCAAGTATGACCGCTTTCTGGATAAGAACGGAGAAAAAAGGACAGTTTTTTACCGCAATGGTCTcaagttaaaatattattatatgCCATTTGGAACGGGACTTGCAAAATGCCCTGGACGACTCTTTGCAGTTCATGAGATAAAACAATTTTTGACTTTGTTGCTTTCCTATTTTGAAGTGGAGCTTGTTGACAGGAATGTGAAATGTCCTTCTTTAGACCAAGCACGAACAGGACTTGGCATCTTACAGCCCACAAATGATGTTGAGTTCAAGTATAGATTAAAATGTCTGTGA
- the LOC128325349 gene encoding cytochrome P450 7A1 isoform X3, whose amino-acid sequence MNPTRRLSEPPLENGILPYLGCALQFGANPLTFLKARQKKYGPIFTCRLAGKYVHFLTDPFSYHSVMQQGRHLDWKKFHFATSAKAFGHRSIDPNDGNTTENIQQTFTRTLQGNALNSLSEAMMENLHYVMVQSNALKMNSIDWVTDKLYEFCCRVMFESGFLTLFGAEFNTGHKKILSFDQEVQRTLILNALENFKEFDQIFPALVAGLPIHLFKGAHSAREKLAEALLHENLKKRENISELISLRMFLNDTLSTFDDKEKAKTHLAVLWASQANTIPATFWSLFHLIRNPEAMKAATEEVQRVLAKTNEKIGLERKPIYLNRKQLDDMPVLDSIIKEAIRLSSASMTVRVAKEDFILQLRSGSYNIRKDDIIALYPQLLHFDPEIYSDPLTFKYDRFLDKNGEKRTVFYRNGLKLKYYYMPFGTGLAKCPGRLFAVHEIKQFLTLLLSYFEVELVDRNVKCPSLDQARTGLGILQPTNDVEFKYRLKCL is encoded by the exons ACGTCTGAGCGAGCCACCCTTGGAGAATGGGATCCTGCCGTATCTTGGCTGTGCTTTGCAGTTTGGGGCCAATCCCCTCACATTCCTTAAAGCAAGACAAAAGAAATACGGTCCTATTTTCACTTGTAGATTGGCTGGAAAATATGTTCATTTTCTGACAGATCCCTTTTCATATCATTCAGTGATGCAACAAGGAAGACATTTGGACTGGAAAAAGTTCCACTTTGCAACCTCTGCAAAG GCATTTGGACATAGAAGTATTGATCCAAATGATGGAAACACCACTGAAAATATACAACAAACCTTCACTAGAACCCTGCAAGGCAATGCCTTGAACTCTCTCAGTGAGGCTATGATGGAAAACCTTCATTATGTCATGGTGCAATCAAATGCTCTAAAAATGAATTCCATTGACTGGGTAACTGATAAGCTTTATGAATTCTGCTGCCGTGTGATGTTTGAATCTGGATTTTTAACACTTTTTGGTGCAGAGTTTAACACAGGCCACAAAAAGATTCTTTCTTTTGACCAAGAAGTCCAGAGAACACTTATTCTCAATGCTCTAGAGAACTTCAAGGAATTTGACCAAATCTTCCCAGCTCTTGTGGCAGGACTACCTATCCACCTATTCAAAGGTGCTCACAGTGCACGAGAGAAGCTGGCTGAGGCTCTGCTCCATGAAAatcttaaaaaaagagaaaatatatCTGAACTCATTTCTCTCCGCATGTTTTTGAATGACACTCTCTCCACTTTTGATGATAAGGAAAAAGCAAAGACCCATCTTGCAGTCTTGTGGGCATCACAAGCTAACACAATTCCTGCTACTTTTTGGAGTTTGTTCCATCTTATTAG GAATCCAGAAGCAATGAAAGCAGCTACTGAAGAGGTACAAAGAGTGCTAGCAAAGACTAATGAAAAGATTGGTTTGGAAAGGAAACCTATTTACTTGAATCGAAAACAGCTGGATGACATGCCTGTATTAG ATAGCATTATCAAGGAAGCAATAAGGCTCTCCAGTGCCTCTATGACCGTCAGAGTTGCTAAGGAAGATTTCATTTTGCAATTACGCAGCGGTTCTTACAATATTCGCAAAGATGACATCATAGCTCTTTACCCCCAGCTGTTGCATTTTGACCCAGAAATCTATTCTGACCCTTTG acgTTCAAGTATGACCGCTTTCTGGATAAGAACGGAGAAAAAAGGACAGTTTTTTACCGCAATGGTCTcaagttaaaatattattatatgCCATTTGGAACGGGACTTGCAAAATGCCCTGGACGACTCTTTGCAGTTCATGAGATAAAACAATTTTTGACTTTGTTGCTTTCCTATTTTGAAGTGGAGCTTGTTGACAGGAATGTGAAATGTCCTTCTTTAGACCAAGCACGAACAGGACTTGGCATCTTACAGCCCACAAATGATGTTGAGTTCAAGTATAGATTAAAATGTCTGTGA